The Streptococcus sp. VT 162 genome has a window encoding:
- a CDS encoding membrane protein, translating into MHYQTFSDLMNEVKDLNGEITGENAKKLAEFYSYWGNYLEPTPAFMAFLAYLPGGIAKALYQITSSLEHVFNNMFKLFGLFGYLGDQKTVIGQFFYWFQILGTSLFTLILVVSVVVGVFTKPVKYKGVIINFLLVTAVTSVLPLALTTISTAVAQDAMSIQTVSSEAPSGSQPTSSLALQPMKNNVVDLKVLIYKDFSTELFPMDDYGYIKPVQEGSTPVNNITDNSDQRDTADFATKIDFGANYGTTNPKMLDDIQKNDKVAGIKGLFLHKLNSNNTGVESITEHRVINQLSAFESVYMRYKVNWIGMFLQYIILVVLLVSMIIKLVKSIFDILIEAMISPILGYSSLSNSKKYKELLRTIGGALAGIFFEVIIMRVTLEIFRDLPILSVSAVSKLSGGFFDGLNMWEQCLAAAFVYIGVFFAAMQGVAMIERWLGVSTGHSETAQQLLGAMMMGNAFAAGAGGVFNGGMALGQFGMDMAKKTPDALSKGSQILGNSLARTGGGIQGALNSIKDQGLMNAAKGGVSNMVDLAEWKAFEAMQNTKGAVGNALNNLDDKAASAQNATYNALKNDAVPGIDQFGPVDIPEPPIAPGTTDAPIVDSTPSAEEIGSPIQDSPHLTGGTEPPIQNSSHPTGGSASPTQDSSHLTGGMEPPTQGSSPSVVESTQAPKQPDSSQQKFQQSMSQMNYMNQQMQQAGQRMQGGRHITGAESPEEEE; encoded by the coding sequence GTGCACTATCAAACCTTTTCAGATTTGATGAATGAGGTCAAGGATCTCAATGGTGAAATCACAGGCGAGAATGCAAAAAAACTGGCGGAATTCTATTCCTACTGGGGAAACTATTTAGAACCGACTCCTGCATTTATGGCATTTCTAGCCTATTTGCCAGGAGGGATTGCCAAGGCTCTTTATCAAATCACTTCCAGCCTAGAACATGTTTTTAATAATATGTTCAAGCTCTTTGGGCTTTTCGGATATTTGGGGGATCAGAAGACAGTCATTGGTCAATTTTTCTACTGGTTTCAGATATTAGGAACGTCCTTGTTTACTCTGATTTTGGTTGTGTCGGTCGTCGTAGGAGTCTTTACTAAGCCAGTAAAGTATAAGGGGGTGATTATTAATTTCCTTTTGGTAACTGCAGTAACCTCGGTTTTGCCTTTAGCTTTGACCACCATCTCAACAGCAGTGGCACAGGATGCCATGTCTATCCAGACAGTCTCCAGTGAAGCGCCATCTGGTAGTCAACCAACTTCCTCCTTGGCTCTTCAACCTATGAAAAATAATGTGGTAGACCTAAAAGTCTTAATATACAAAGATTTTTCTACAGAGTTGTTTCCAATGGATGATTATGGCTATATCAAGCCTGTTCAGGAGGGTTCTACCCCTGTCAATAATATCACGGATAATTCTGACCAACGTGATACGGCAGATTTTGCGACCAAGATTGATTTTGGAGCAAACTATGGTACGACAAATCCAAAAATGTTAGATGATATACAGAAAAACGACAAAGTAGCAGGAATTAAAGGATTGTTCCTACATAAGTTAAATTCCAATAATACTGGAGTTGAAAGTATTACAGAACACCGAGTCATTAATCAATTGAGTGCTTTTGAATCCGTTTATATGCGCTATAAAGTCAACTGGATAGGGATGTTCCTCCAGTATATTATCCTTGTTGTTCTATTGGTCAGCATGATCATTAAGCTCGTTAAATCAATCTTTGATATTCTGATTGAAGCAATGATTTCTCCAATTCTTGGATATAGTTCTCTATCAAATTCAAAGAAATATAAAGAGTTGTTAAGAACCATTGGAGGTGCCTTAGCAGGAATCTTCTTTGAGGTTATTATTATGCGTGTAACACTTGAGATTTTCAGAGATTTACCAATCCTTTCTGTTTCAGCAGTATCTAAGCTTTCTGGCGGATTCTTTGATGGGCTGAACATGTGGGAGCAGTGTCTTGCAGCTGCCTTTGTCTATATTGGAGTATTCTTTGCGGCAATGCAAGGAGTGGCCATGATTGAACGCTGGCTTGGAGTTTCAACAGGACATAGCGAAACAGCTCAACAATTGCTTGGTGCTATGATGATGGGCAATGCCTTTGCGGCTGGAGCAGGAGGTGTCTTTAATGGCGGTATGGCGCTTGGTCAATTTGGTATGGATATGGCTAAAAAAACTCCAGATGCCCTGTCTAAAGGCAGTCAGATTCTGGGGAATAGTCTTGCCAGAACTGGAGGTGGTATTCAAGGTGCTTTGAACTCTATAAAAGACCAGGGCTTGATGAATGCGGCCAAAGGTGGTGTAAGTAATATGGTTGATTTAGCAGAATGGAAAGCATTTGAAGCCATGCAAAATACGAAAGGTGCAGTTGGCAATGCTTTAAATAACTTGGATGATAAAGCCGCCTCTGCTCAAAATGCGACCTATAACGCTTTGAAAAACGATGCGGTTCCTGGAATTGATCAATTTGGACCAGTTGACATTCCTGAGCCACCAATCGCTCCAGGAACAACGGATGCACCTATTGTTGATTCAACTCCTTCAGCTGAAGAAATAGGGTCCCCAATTCAAGATTCACCTCATCTAACTGGAGGAACGGAGCCACCAATCCAAAATTCATCTCATCCAACCGGAGGATCAGCATCACCAACTCAAGATTCATCTCATCTAACTGGAGGAATGGAGCCACCAACCCAAGGTTCATCTCCATCAGTTGTAGAATCGACACAAGCACCGAAACAACCAGACTCTTCTCAACAAAAGTTTCAACAGAGCATGAGTCAAATGAATTACATGAACCAACAGATGCAACAAGCAGGACAGCGTATGCAGGGAGGACGTCATATCACAGGTGCTGAAAGTCCTGAAGAGGAGGAATAG
- a CDS encoding lipoprotein — protein sequence MKAKYFLRIVLVGLALIILGACGQKSPDSIAKNVLKDSYTGFSQEDGYESLDFKGGVGTTLKFDKEKRTISNNDGESINYSVLSEEQVKSIPASFRGTIVSLESQLKGKDTFTIAVDYRDIGKPEEAEAYYQVVLTEGGKKIRIIELRRGYKEDNAFYDFNGTAD from the coding sequence ATGAAAGCAAAGTACTTTTTAAGAATTGTTTTAGTAGGTTTAGCCTTGATTATACTTGGAGCTTGTGGTCAAAAATCACCTGATTCTATTGCTAAAAATGTGCTAAAAGATAGCTATACAGGCTTTTCACAAGAAGATGGTTATGAGAGTCTTGATTTTAAAGGTGGAGTAGGAACTACCTTAAAATTTGACAAAGAAAAGCGAACTATTTCAAATAACGACGGTGAAAGTATTAACTACAGTGTGCTTTCAGAAGAACAAGTAAAGTCGATTCCAGCCTCTTTCAGGGGAACTATTGTTAGTTTAGAAAGTCAACTGAAAGGAAAAGACACTTTTACAATCGCTGTTGATTATAGGGATATAGGTAAGCCTGAAGAAGCAGAGGCTTATTATCAAGTCGTCTTGACCGAGGGTGGTAAAAAAATCCGAATCATTGAGCTACGTCGTGGCTATAAAGAAGACAATGCTTTCTATGATTTTAATGGAACAGCAGATTAA
- a CDS encoding conjugal transfer protein TraG, translating to MFELFEVVFYTLIQVIRASWFNTLLFLGVAGYYLFRFFQPYFLRQYQRLLKSKSFLQQIFKRGWKGRKAIDWEQVWKQSARGLFKWVKLLIPKIIALVSLILWNILFRIVYMIPFVKRERKRFDKEMKPILYFKSYRSFVYMGLGFSFIAFILTNYLVTVLRATIRFLYFSAWSFKDASKAVNFDLNSLLFQSLLNAKVFLIAPILAFPIFLLGLVFAWRSAWVNFEQFRDYNNNEEGDDRFVTINEIRRQYKKIPNKDLTYPGEGGAPVLHELTHDLAGQTLRTQMLWQNRKMSRYVTNAERILGMLAFPSGYYYIEDKPTNLLGIGMTRSGKGEGHITPAIEINSRAELQPSMVLADPKGEHYQASYKLMRQRDYDVNVLSFQNMDWSMSFNPLALAIAAAKKGYYEKTQTYVNAVAESIYPKQKGGERGNAEYFRKSSISLFNALTMALMDRANETVQNGEDDAWDTITIPNVAKFLATMGSEEVFVDSAGEIVENPSREQQVSKKSKITVYFDNLRQVNQQQFSKFRQMADIEFRASDFGGDETKGNVYSSMMTGINLFLQDNVAKLTSKNSIDLESVGFPRRLSVKLRSSTNSQLKNEFKHKTAKVTITGLKKWGKVEKKVDYIKQATALVDGEGYLTYAIEPKLPDQFTVTIDFNHKNNGHSPVRDQIFQFSAEKVYRRNGDSLELDEYSKKPILDHIDITVLKNKEDTKNLLQESDIELVYSDKPKVIYLVTPPNRTEYNGIVSLFLDQLFNANYELALSSGRKCINRILHILDEFTNIPAIPHMDTKISIGLGQNILYYLWIQNLEQLDDKYGQNVARTIMDNCSLKVYVKTTSSDTNKKFSADLGTRTITRRRRSSNILDEANPNVAVENPKQELLTPTQLAKLQEGEAVILRGVKGRDNAGRKVTTDPIFAHDKNSFPYKYMFLQEEFDTSMTLADIPVESAHRELELQEIAVDAGTAFNNIIDWRQRLTMPLLSNNGETPKLSGRHSKGQKVQSQSFTSTDELFQATVANVIQGDYDYYDDGDDFFADEVI from the coding sequence TTGTTTGAGTTATTTGAAGTAGTATTTTACACCCTTATCCAAGTGATTCGAGCCAGTTGGTTCAATACCCTCCTTTTTCTAGGAGTTGCAGGTTATTACCTCTTCAGATTCTTTCAACCTTACTTTTTAAGGCAGTATCAGCGGTTACTAAAAAGCAAGAGTTTTCTTCAGCAGATTTTTAAAAGAGGTTGGAAAGGTCGCAAAGCGATTGATTGGGAACAGGTATGGAAGCAATCAGCCAGAGGGCTGTTCAAATGGGTAAAGTTATTGATTCCAAAAATCATTGCGCTTGTCTCCCTCATTCTTTGGAATATTCTCTTTCGAATTGTTTATATGATTCCCTTTGTAAAACGGGAACGAAAACGGTTTGATAAAGAAATGAAACCGATTCTTTATTTTAAAAGTTATCGCAGCTTCGTTTATATGGGATTAGGTTTTAGCTTTATTGCTTTTATCTTAACCAATTACCTGGTTACTGTTTTGAGAGCTACAATCCGCTTTCTCTATTTTAGTGCCTGGTCGTTTAAAGATGCTAGTAAGGCCGTAAACTTTGACTTAAACAGCCTCTTATTTCAAAGTTTATTGAACGCTAAAGTCTTCTTAATAGCACCAATTTTAGCATTTCCAATCTTTTTACTGGGATTAGTTTTCGCCTGGAGATCTGCCTGGGTGAACTTCGAGCAGTTTCGAGACTATAACAACAATGAAGAAGGAGATGACCGATTTGTGACGATCAATGAAATTCGTCGTCAATACAAAAAGATCCCCAATAAAGATTTAACTTATCCAGGTGAAGGTGGAGCTCCTGTACTTCATGAACTGACTCATGATTTAGCAGGACAAACACTGAGAACTCAAATGTTATGGCAAAATAGAAAAATGAGCCGATACGTGACAAATGCGGAGCGGATTTTAGGCATGTTAGCTTTTCCTTCTGGATATTATTACATTGAAGATAAGCCGACGAATCTGTTAGGAATTGGGATGACTCGTTCAGGTAAGGGTGAAGGTCATATTACTCCAGCAATTGAAATCAACAGTCGTGCTGAATTGCAGCCATCGATGGTACTAGCAGACCCGAAAGGGGAACATTATCAAGCCTCCTACAAACTCATGAGGCAACGTGACTATGATGTCAATGTTCTTTCTTTCCAAAATATGGATTGGTCTATGTCTTTCAATCCGCTAGCTCTAGCCATCGCTGCCGCAAAGAAGGGCTACTATGAGAAAACTCAAACCTATGTCAATGCAGTCGCAGAATCAATTTATCCGAAACAAAAAGGTGGAGAGAGGGGGAATGCTGAATACTTCCGTAAGTCATCTATATCCCTGTTTAATGCACTTACAATGGCTTTGATGGATCGAGCTAATGAAACCGTTCAAAATGGTGAAGACGATGCCTGGGATACCATTACGATCCCTAACGTTGCGAAATTCTTGGCGACAATGGGGTCTGAAGAAGTCTTTGTAGATAGTGCTGGAGAAATCGTCGAGAATCCAAGCAGAGAACAACAAGTGTCGAAAAAGTCAAAAATCACAGTCTATTTTGATAATTTGAGACAAGTCAATCAACAACAATTCTCGAAATTTAGACAAATGGCTGATATCGAATTTCGTGCTTCTGACTTTGGTGGTGATGAGACTAAAGGGAATGTCTACTCTAGCATGATGACAGGAATCAACCTGTTCTTGCAAGACAACGTGGCCAAACTGACTTCTAAAAACTCTATTGATTTAGAGTCTGTTGGCTTCCCACGTCGATTATCTGTCAAGTTGAGATCAAGCACCAATAGTCAACTTAAAAATGAGTTCAAGCACAAAACTGCTAAAGTAACGATTACAGGATTGAAGAAGTGGGGTAAAGTCGAAAAGAAAGTCGATTATATAAAGCAAGCGACGGCTTTAGTTGACGGGGAAGGCTATCTTACTTATGCCATTGAGCCTAAACTTCCAGATCAGTTTACGGTAACGATTGATTTCAATCATAAGAACAATGGGCATTCCCCTGTTCGAGATCAAATCTTTCAATTTTCAGCTGAAAAAGTCTATCGAAGAAACGGAGATAGTCTGGAACTAGATGAGTATAGCAAGAAGCCGATTTTAGATCATATCGATATAACCGTCCTTAAGAATAAAGAAGATACCAAAAATCTTCTTCAGGAGTCGGATATTGAACTGGTCTATTCAGATAAACCGAAAGTCATCTACCTGGTAACACCGCCAAACCGAACAGAGTATAATGGTATTGTTTCGTTATTTTTAGATCAGCTATTCAATGCTAACTATGAGCTTGCTCTCTCAAGTGGTCGTAAATGTATTAATCGGATTCTCCATATCTTAGATGAGTTTACAAATATCCCTGCGATTCCTCACATGGATACAAAAATATCTATTGGATTGGGACAAAATATTCTCTATTACCTATGGATTCAAAATCTGGAGCAATTGGATGATAAATACGGCCAAAATGTTGCTCGAACCATTATGGACAACTGTTCATTGAAGGTTTATGTTAAAACAACATCTTCAGATACCAATAAGAAATTTAGTGCTGACCTGGGTACACGTACCATCACCAGAAGACGGCGCTCCAGCAATATCTTGGACGAAGCCAATCCAAATGTAGCTGTCGAGAATCCAAAACAAGAGTTGTTGACACCAACACAATTGGCCAAGCTCCAGGAAGGAGAAGCGGTTATCTTACGTGGAGTCAAGGGACGGGATAATGCTGGACGTAAGGTCACAACGGATCCAATCTTCGCACATGATAAGAACAGCTTCCCTTACAAGTACATGTTTTTACAAGAGGAGTTTGATACATCGATGACTCTTGCGGATATTCCAGTCGAAAGTGCGCACCGTGAGCTAGAACTTCAGGAGATCGCAGTTGATGCAGGTACAGCCTTCAACAACATCATAGACTGGAGGCAACGTTTGACCATGCCTCTCCTCAGCAACAATGGAGAAACTCCTAAACTATCAGGTCGTCATAGTAAAGGACAAAAGGTACAATCCCAATCATTTACTTCCACAGATGAACTATTTCAGGCAACTGTAGCTAATGTCATTCAAGGCGACTATGATTATTATGATGATGGAGACGACTTCTTTGCGGATGAAGTTATCTAA
- a CDS encoding single-stranded DNA-binding protein, translated as MQVFIASGRVAFIPNDAVGRTPNGHVSFKFEFVCDSSMTDDTNKPIPSFFHVQVYGKQAELMAQSLSKGSPILLKGEIIQRPYNDEQDQRRTYQFISPNQQGGITFLENKEASNRRKQEQQGFSQPTPSSNPPSYPEPIDVDSPF; from the coding sequence ATGCAAGTATTTATCGCTTCTGGACGTGTTGCATTCATTCCAAATGATGCAGTGGGCCGAACTCCAAACGGTCACGTCAGTTTCAAATTTGAATTTGTTTGTGATTCGAGTATGACTGATGATACAAATAAACCAATCCCTAGTTTCTTCCATGTACAAGTTTATGGAAAACAAGCGGAATTGATGGCTCAGAGCCTATCTAAGGGCTCTCCAATTCTCTTAAAAGGAGAAATTATCCAACGACCATATAACGATGAACAAGATCAACGTCGGACGTATCAGTTTATTTCACCAAACCAACAAGGAGGAATCACTTTCCTTGAAAATAAGGAGGCATCTAACCGACGTAAGCAGGAACAACAGGGCTTTTCTCAGCCGACACCAAGTTCTAATCCTCCATCCTATCCTGAACCAATAGATGTGGATTCCCCATTCTAA
- a CDS encoding glucan-binding protein C has product MTEKTQGHGYFRKKKWAKGLVSGIAVAGIVAFSAGSAFADEAVQPESKNDNNIYATQAGKATGSQSVAIDNGAVTKAAEKAKEAGVNVSETQIVDKGTDTTAPKLEQSKSEIKQDQDKQVKELEEATTKQVENNTAFKEAQKAIQANNQFVADEKAKHEGETTVTVTNDSSTATDGSADKNKKATQTAKQVLSDNQQAVTKYLGEKSNYDATVEQATALNKAVESASEQLKKEKVDVKVVTRTVSSVAEVEALKKQNDQAIAAAKGKVELNKALMAAYTEKKNASDQVNQDADRKSTDLKNSGVLLTSKTQEVSSADEAKQIGKQNQQAYDQAKKAQADWQKKYNELQSKTNTEGYTKEVVLQALSLSTANPNANVKSSASGAKELTTSYIGSSSGNSGYGRILDSTKVLKYRDVGNGWKTEIDYTGLKGLTVSTADGKKQDISRIHRKFEIINQGETGLIDVYVLNDPTEGFVAARNDGIGTTYDYMRFRVTDTYYYKVDGKEVAFNASEKTPAALTYSSLNYNKIGWEGAGAVNGKNVEINGSTVTYHKNDGYNYADDYNTAEKVGVTWDTSDSPYQYKGAALGVFKEGTAFSTDFTQWDGYAESNGQTYWFALNTKVVAPVVEVPAAATITKTTVKPVKPEPVSAELVKAKNPVKPTLALKTLSETKNQKLSASYHGYKLQYKPVVTKSVADTDKTNTNGQTVAKNATQLYTLHHDNIYANLKKGDKITIIDPLEAGAVPDVAVTKAAAEKAGWGVAYDAGKNTYTFTASYEGKRLAAPVITWKPIYDKGFYDNTYKVLVNKYEVYSNTVTTKTPKPPKPVKAVLDRSGKDINGATTFDRNVTFRLVTDYSPYTKTLASAQALGKKFAILDDVQDGAFSVYQGNIKMTAAGKDVKSLFDMHHVLSDKGRTDAINKILKELNLQPRGEFYLWVAKDSKSFYQNYVKQNKNVTIDLPAKLLVKAGEKVKNDFKQIDFGNSYQSNLVTVEIPNVKPEKHVLDRTGKKVLDGKEVQLGDFVQYLLDGVTVPEKHDTLYQYDGLDKLDTKHDRYTGNWKGIIKGTEYTAEKELTLPYDVILKNGKVIKAGDKISKGSSYAFTFEFNQGTNSEFIKKLVTVKWDAKGGQWSYVINQDFLNSLGVKGTFDADFYIEAERIETGDKIENTFINIVNKQEMTAKVITRTPEPPKPKHPEKHALDKTGQKVLDGKEVQLGELIQYLLDGVTIPERHHTLYQYDGVDKLDTKHDRYTGNWTGIIRGTEYVAEKDLVLPYDVILKDGKVVKAGDKIAKGSAYAFQFEFNQSTNSDFIKKVVKVTWNEQDGKWAYTIDKEFLNSLGVKGSFDADFYIEVERISAGEVENTFVNIVNGQEMTAKVTTHTPPKPEEPGKPNPQPSLPNTGSAASMLPVVGMVLGLLSLAGLRKSKEN; this is encoded by the coding sequence ATGACAGAAAAAACACAAGGACACGGATATTTCCGTAAGAAAAAATGGGCTAAAGGCCTAGTATCAGGAATTGCAGTTGCAGGGATTGTAGCCTTCTCTGCAGGTTCAGCATTTGCGGATGAAGCAGTTCAGCCTGAAAGCAAAAACGACAATAACATTTATGCTACACAAGCTGGTAAAGCAACAGGAAGCCAGTCTGTAGCGATTGATAATGGAGCAGTTACAAAGGCTGCTGAAAAAGCAAAAGAAGCAGGGGTGAACGTTTCTGAAACTCAGATTGTTGATAAGGGAACAGATACCACTGCTCCAAAACTTGAACAGTCTAAGTCTGAGATTAAACAAGATCAGGACAAGCAAGTCAAGGAACTTGAAGAAGCGACTACAAAACAAGTTGAAAACAATACAGCCTTCAAGGAAGCGCAAAAAGCTATTCAAGCTAACAATCAATTTGTAGCTGATGAAAAAGCTAAGCATGAAGGGGAAACAACTGTCACAGTGACGAATGACAGTTCGACTGCTACAGATGGTTCAGCAGACAAAAACAAGAAAGCTACTCAAACAGCTAAACAGGTCTTGTCAGATAACCAACAAGCCGTAACAAAATACCTGGGTGAAAAATCTAACTATGATGCTACTGTTGAACAAGCTACTGCTCTAAACAAAGCGGTAGAAAGCGCATCTGAACAGCTGAAGAAAGAAAAGGTTGACGTTAAAGTCGTTACACGTACGGTCTCTTCAGTCGCAGAAGTAGAAGCATTGAAGAAACAAAATGACCAGGCTATTGCGGCTGCAAAAGGCAAAGTGGAGCTTAACAAAGCCCTCATGGCTGCCTACACAGAGAAGAAGAATGCTAGTGATCAAGTCAATCAAGATGCTGATCGTAAATCAACAGATTTGAAAAACTCTGGTGTACTTTTAACCTCTAAAACTCAAGAAGTTTCTTCAGCTGATGAAGCGAAGCAAATTGGGAAACAAAACCAACAAGCTTATGACCAGGCTAAGAAAGCACAAGCAGACTGGCAGAAGAAATACAATGAACTTCAGTCTAAGACCAACACTGAAGGGTACACAAAAGAAGTAGTCTTGCAAGCTCTGAGCCTTTCTACAGCTAATCCAAATGCTAACGTAAAATCTAGTGCTTCTGGCGCTAAAGAATTGACTACAAGCTATATCGGTTCTTCAAGTGGAAATTCTGGATATGGTCGTATTCTTGATTCTACCAAAGTCTTGAAATATCGGGATGTTGGAAATGGTTGGAAAACAGAAATCGATTATACTGGTTTGAAAGGTTTGACTGTCTCAACTGCGGATGGTAAAAAACAGGATATTTCTCGTATCCACCGTAAGTTTGAAATCATCAACCAAGGGGAAACGGGTCTAATTGACGTTTATGTATTGAATGATCCTACTGAAGGATTTGTAGCTGCACGAAACGACGGAATTGGGACAACTTATGACTATATGCGTTTCAGAGTCACAGATACCTACTACTACAAGGTGGATGGGAAAGAAGTGGCCTTTAATGCTTCAGAAAAGACTCCAGCAGCCCTTACTTATTCATCACTGAACTACAACAAGATTGGATGGGAAGGTGCAGGAGCTGTCAATGGTAAAAACGTTGAGATTAACGGTTCAACTGTAACCTACCACAAAAATGATGGTTATAACTATGCTGATGATTACAATACAGCGGAAAAGGTTGGCGTAACGTGGGATACTTCTGACTCGCCTTACCAATACAAGGGAGCTGCGCTTGGTGTCTTTAAAGAAGGGACAGCGTTCTCGACTGATTTTACTCAATGGGATGGTTACGCAGAGTCAAATGGCCAAACTTATTGGTTCGCTTTGAATACGAAGGTTGTAGCGCCAGTTGTTGAAGTTCCAGCTGCTGCAACCATTACTAAAACAACCGTGAAACCAGTTAAGCCTGAACCTGTATCAGCTGAGTTGGTCAAAGCAAAGAATCCAGTTAAGCCAACCTTGGCGCTTAAAACTCTTTCTGAAACCAAAAATCAGAAATTATCTGCAAGCTACCACGGCTATAAATTACAGTATAAGCCAGTTGTAACTAAATCTGTAGCAGATACAGATAAGACCAATACAAACGGTCAAACAGTTGCTAAAAATGCTACTCAGCTTTATACATTGCATCATGACAATATTTATGCGAACCTTAAAAAAGGTGACAAGATTACCATCATTGATCCACTCGAAGCTGGAGCAGTTCCTGATGTTGCCGTTACAAAGGCAGCTGCAGAGAAAGCAGGATGGGGCGTTGCTTACGATGCAGGAAAGAATACCTACACCTTTACTGCAAGCTACGAAGGGAAGCGTCTAGCAGCTCCTGTGATTACCTGGAAGCCAATCTATGATAAAGGTTTTTATGACAACACTTATAAAGTGTTAGTGAATAAATACGAGGTATACTCAAACACTGTTACCACCAAAACACCAAAACCACCAAAACCAGTCAAAGCTGTTTTGGATCGTTCTGGTAAGGATATCAACGGTGCAACAACATTTGATCGCAACGTGACCTTCCGATTGGTGACTGATTATAGTCCATACACCAAAACTCTTGCTTCAGCACAAGCGCTTGGTAAGAAGTTTGCTATTTTGGATGATGTCCAAGATGGTGCATTCTCAGTTTATCAAGGTAATATCAAAATGACTGCTGCTGGTAAAGACGTAAAAAGCTTGTTTGACATGCATCACGTGCTTTCAGACAAAGGACGTACCGATGCAATCAATAAAATCCTGAAGGAATTGAACCTGCAACCTAGAGGAGAGTTCTATCTCTGGGTAGCGAAGGATTCTAAGAGTTTTTACCAAAACTACGTGAAACAAAATAAAAACGTGACGATTGATCTCCCAGCTAAACTCCTGGTTAAAGCAGGGGAGAAAGTCAAGAATGACTTTAAACAAATTGACTTTGGTAATAGTTATCAGTCAAATCTTGTAACAGTTGAAATTCCAAATGTTAAGCCAGAAAAACATGTACTTGATAGAACCGGCAAGAAAGTCCTTGATGGCAAAGAAGTTCAGCTAGGTGATTTTGTTCAGTACCTTCTTGATGGAGTAACTGTTCCAGAAAAACATGATACATTGTACCAATATGACGGTTTGGATAAGCTTGATACTAAGCATGACCGCTATACTGGTAATTGGAAGGGTATCATCAAGGGTACAGAATACACAGCAGAAAAAGAGCTAACGTTGCCATACGATGTTATCCTGAAGAATGGTAAAGTGATCAAGGCAGGAGATAAGATTTCCAAAGGTAGCTCTTATGCCTTTACCTTTGAGTTCAACCAAGGTACTAATTCAGAGTTCATCAAGAAACTTGTGACTGTTAAGTGGGATGCCAAAGGTGGGCAATGGTCTTACGTTATCAATCAAGACTTCCTAAACTCTTTAGGAGTAAAAGGAACCTTTGATGCAGATTTCTACATCGAGGCGGAGCGTATTGAAACTGGTGATAAGATTGAGAATACTTTCATCAATATTGTCAATAAACAAGAAATGACTGCCAAGGTTATTACTCGTACACCAGAGCCACCTAAACCAAAACACCCAGAAAAACATGCGCTTGATAAAACAGGTCAGAAAGTTCTTGATGGCAAAGAAGTCCAGCTAGGTGAATTGATTCAGTACCTTCTTGATGGTGTAACTATTCCAGAAAGACACCATACGTTGTACCAATATGACGGTGTGGACAAGCTTGATACTAAGCATGACCGATATACTGGTAACTGGACTGGTATCATTCGTGGTACAGAATACGTTGCTGAAAAAGATTTGGTTCTTCCTTATGATGTCATCCTGAAGGATGGTAAAGTAGTCAAGGCTGGTGACAAGATTGCTAAAGGCTCTGCTTATGCGTTCCAATTTGAGTTCAACCAAAGTACAAACTCGGACTTTATCAAGAAGGTTGTAAAAGTAACTTGGAATGAACAAGACGGTAAGTGGGCTTACACTATTGACAAAGAGTTCTTGAACTCTTTAGGAGTCAAAGGTAGCTTCGATGCGGACTTCTACATCGAAGTAGAGCGAATCTCAGCTGGAGAAGTCGAGAATACTTTTGTCAATATTGTCAATGGACAAGAAATGACTGCCAAGGTAACAACCCACACTCCACCAAAACCTGAAGAACCTGGAAAACCAAATCCCCAACCATCACTTCCAAATACAGGATCAGCAGCAAGCATGCTTCCAGTTGTGGGAATGGTTTTGGGATTATTGAGTCTTGCAGGCCTTCGTAAGTCGAAAGAAAACTAA